The genomic interval ACCGAATTGATCCGCCGATTGCAGATAAACCAGAACCAAAATGGGTGCCCCCAATGCCATCCCCATAGATGCTGAGATCGGGTTTGTAATGGTAGCCATAAATTGGCCCACCGACTTTGGTGCGGGCAAGCGGTTCAAGCTGCACAATGGTTTTCCCGTCGGGCATCAGAAAAGCAGCCGCATTGTTAGGGGTGCTGTAAGGGTTCGTTGTGGCATCAGGGATGATCAGGTTATCTGGAATTGGCAGTGAAATCCCCTGAGGTTTGGTTCCCGAATCCCGATCGCTCCATGATCCAGGCGCATAGACAGGGCGCATCGGGTCCGTTGCTTTGAGTTTGAAGAAGTATTCCCTATCTGCCAGAACCCGGGGCGATCGTTGAATGTTGGCTGGCGTGTACTTGGCACCAGAGCCGATCGGCATGTTCCAAATACTGCGGCTATCAAACGGTTGTAGCCACTTATCCCGTGTTCCTGCGGGTGTGGGAGTCGGCGTGGGAGTCGGCGTGGGAGTCGGCGTGGGGGTTGGGGTTGAACCACTCAAAAGCCGGGGATCAGCCCAATCACCGTGATCAAACTGGAAGGTATCGCCGCCATCCGTTACGACCAGTTTCAGCTCTTTCTTGCCAGCCACACTCAGATCAAGGGTTTTCGTTGCACTGTTGCCAGTCAGAACACCGCTATCAAACAGTTTGCTGCCATCTGCCCACACCTGAAAAACAGCCGAACCCTTGGTTCCCACTTCATCGTCAATACCAACACTGGAAGTAAAGCGTGTATACTTTCCATCCAAAGCATAGGTCAAAGTTGAGGCGGCATTCGTACCCAAACCTTTCGCATAGGTAACTCCGTTTAGGGTAATTCCACGTCCGTCACCGGCAGCCTTCTCGCCGTTGCTTTTGTCCTTTTCAACGGGTCCCCAGCCATTGGTAGCTGACTTCCAGGCAAGGTCGCTTAGAAATGTGACTGAATCGGAACTGGGCGTGGGCGTCGGAGCGGGAGCGGGCGTCGGGGTTGGGGCAGGAACAGGAGTGGGAGTTCCACCCTTAATATCGTTAGCAATCACATCTACAAACGCCTTCGCCATCTTCTGATAGCCTGTGCTGGTGAGATGGACACCATCCGTTAAGTCAGAAGTAGACACAGCTTTAAACAAATCAACAAAATTGATCTTCCAACCCTTTTGTTGCCTGTCGCTAACAATGCCAGAGATTTGCGATCGCGCCTGATTAATCGCTGTCGAATTCCAGCCCACCGGGGTGAAATTGGCCAGGAAAATCTCAGAGTTTGGTGAGTTTTGATGGAGCGTGTCTACGGCTTGATTCAATTCCTGAATTACAACACCTCCATTTCCCCGAAAGAAGTTGTTGATCCCTAACAGCATTGGGATGATATCAGGTTTGTAAGTCTGGGCATCTTTGGCGAGGATATTTTCCTGCTTCACTCCAGCAGTTTGACCATCAAACGCCCAGGGAAACGGTCGGGTGCCGAGAAATTCGCCAATTTGAAAACCACCGATCGCGGTATTTTGAGGATCTTTCGCCGGTCCGTCCTTCTGCCTGCCAACAAAATCGACCGTAATTCCGCGCTTCGAAAACTCACTTTGCAGACTTGCCAGATCCGCATCCATGATGGAATCGCCAACGGGCATCACCGTATAGGTTTTGGGCGTTGTAGCCAGAGCAGACATCGACGATTTATTGGACAAGCTTCCCAGGTTAGTGGTGAGCGGCGAGGTGGGATTTGTAGATAACCCCAAACTTGAATTGGTTTGAGTGCCCGTACCTAAGGTCGAAAGATTATCGATCTCAAGCGCACTCGAAGTTGTTGCGTTGGAACTTAGCATTGCCTCTTTCCTCCATTTCAGGTCAAGAACTCACAGTGCGCGAGTCTTCACAGAGAACTGGTAGAGCGACTCCCTGAAAGAGTGGTAGAGGCTGCTCCCTGAAAATTTGAATTTCCCTTAAACACGCGTGAGCTTTAACGAACCAGAGCTTTGATGGAATGATCTGGGGGAATAAGGACAACTCATTTCTGTGTAGGAAAACCCCGGTCAAAACAGTTCCTTTAACGGGGCTTAATTGGAACTTGTCGAAAACTTTAAGGTGAAAAGGTAGGCAAGCCTTGTTCGCCGTGTGTTGGACATTGAAGTGTCACAGAAGCAACTTTTATCTTTTCAGGTGGTTCAAACAGAGGTTGTTGCAGCTTTTGTGCGTCTATCCCAGGGCTGATTTCATCAATGGCTTTAGACTCGATCGACGCACAGCAGCGGTTTTAACCAACTTTGCCAAATGTCCTGGAGACAGTAAGTAGAAATTCTCAGCGATCGATCAAAAGCTTTCTCTTAAATGGCATTGGCAAAAAAATCTCGCTATGACAGATGGTGAAGTGTCAGCACTAAAAAAAGAAGAACTTCAATGGCAGCAGATTCACTCCCATCAGTAGGAAAGTAGGGACATGAGTCAATGATTTCTGGCTCAAAATACATCTCTCTTGCCCTGATTAAGAGAAAATAGGTGGGCTATGTGCAATTTCTATTTCAGGAAATGACCCCCGCTGATTCTGTTTTGCTCCCGGACGATCGCCCCTTTTTGCAAGCTAAAGAACTGACCCGCCGCTTTGGCGGTCTGATTGCCGTTAATCAGGTCTCTTTCAACGTTAAGGAAGGAGAAATTTTTGGCTTAATTGGTCCCAACGGGGCAGGTAAGACCACACTGTTTAACCTGGTCACAGGCTTGCTTCACCCGACCAGTGGTCAGATGCTGTATCAGGGAGAAGAAATTTCACACCTGCGTCCCTTTCAAATTGCCACCAAAGGCATCGCCCGAACCTTTCAAAATATCCGGTTGTTTGGCAATCTCTCTGCCCTTGAGAATGTCATGATTGCCCAGCACGTTCATACTCGTAGTGGAGTATTCACGGGGGTATTGGGCTTATCCCCCGCCCCTCAGGAAGAACAGCAAATCCATCAAACGGCGGTCGAACTCCTGGATCTCGTCAAACTCCAGAACCGCGCCGATGAAAAAGCTGCCAACTTTTCCTATGGTGATCAGCGCCGCCTCGAAATTGCCCGTGCCCTTGCCCTCAAACCGAAGGTGTTACTTTTAGATGAACCCGCCGCAGGCATGAACCCCAACGAAAAGCAGCAGTTAAGCGAATTCATTCGCGAACTGCGGCATCAGTTCAACCTGACTATTCTGCTGATCGAACACCACGTTCCGCTTGTCATGGGACTGTGCGATCGCATTGCTGTTCTAGACTTTGGTCAACTCATCGCCCTCGGTAATCCCAGCGAAGTCAGACACGACCCAGCGGTGATTGAGGCTTATTTGGGAGCAGAATAAACCATGAAAGATGCTTCTCCTCTGCTCGAAATCAATCGACTCAGCGTTAATTACGGCGGTATTCAAGCCCTACAGGCGATCGATCTGCACATTTACGCTGGTGAGGTCATTACTTTAATTGGTGCCAATGGTGCGGGCAAAACCACAACACTCCGGGCAATTTCGCGTATTCTCAATGTGCGGGAAGGGCGCATTATTTACGAGGGTAGAGACATTACCCGCCGCCGTGCCCACGAGGTTGTTCAGTTGGGAATTGCCCACAGCCCTGAAGGGCGTCGCGTGCTGGCCCGCCAAACCGTAATGGATAATCTGGAATTGGGTGCCTATAGCCGCTCCGATCGCCTCGGCATCAAAACAGAGTATAGAACAACAGTTTCTTACCTTTCCCCGGTTGGCAGAACGAAAACACCAACTGGCAGGCACCCTCAGTGGTGGTGAACAACAGATGCTGGCGATCGCCCGTGCTTTGATGAGCCGTCCCAAACTACTTCTATTAGACGAACCCAGCCTGGGCTTAGCACCCGCGATCGTCCGCGAGATTTTCTCCATCATTCAAACCTTGCGCACCACAGGCGTTACCATTCTGCTGGTGGAACAAAACGCCACACTTGCCCTCCAGCATGCTGATCGGGGCTATGTGTTAGAGGCAGGTCGCATCACCCTCACCGGAGAAACCAGCCAACTTCTCAATGACGATCGCGTCAAAGCCGCCTATTTGGGTTAATGATCGGTCAAGAATTAGGTCACTCCACCCCTTTGTTTTTGGCTATTTCTTCCCTAACGCCTGACACCTGACACCTAACACCTGCTACCGCTTCATCCCACTCTCAGAAATGGAGGATCTTCGCAAAGACTGGGTAAAGCAGTAACCAGGACAACAAAATAACTTCTACGATCATTTGTATGCGGTAACCCAACGGCGATCGCACCACTCCCAATTAGCACCATCCTCCTCCCTGTTCCCTACTCAGGGGGGTAAAGCCACCTTTGGCAATCCTGGAATCCGTGTCAGGATGAAGTGTTGACAATCCGGCTATCTCTAACAAAATATGCAATCCTCTCTAATTCTTGAGAGTTGTTTCTAGAGAACAACTCTCTCTTTGTTTTCTGACGCCTCTTCCAGCGTCTATCTCTACCGTTTTTGCCAACTATGAACACCCTCGATGATGCAACTCTCATTCAACAATTTGTTAAACGCGAAGTAACCCTGGTTTCAAATCAAAATTTAAGAGTAGAGTCTGCATTCGATTCTGTTCAACTCCTGGCAAAGAGGGGAGGGTTGATTGCAACGATTAAGCAGGTAAAGGGCATCGACATATTTGCGGTTCGGCGCAGTTCAGAATATGGGCAGCAGGTGCATGAATCGTTGGTTGACAACAATTTCATTCCCACTAAAAAGTTAGATAAATCTGAATTTTGGCAATATGAGGAGTGCCAGCCGTCTCCGGGGTACAAGCTCCATTGCACCGCAGCAAAATTCCTTTGGAAGGAATGGTGGACAAGCGTTCGCTACAGCAATCGAAATGCCATTCAAACCGATCTCCTGATTCGGGTGCGTGATACCTGGTATCCAATTCGGGAAGCCGTTTGTAGCCAGGGATTACTCTATATCACCACGCTGGTTAGCGAATTTGTGTTTCAAGGGAGCGATCAAATAATCTGGCTGAGTAAATTGCCAAATCAACCTTTGGAACGGCAACCAAAGTTAACGCCCGTATCACCGCAACCTCCTGCACCACCTGGCGATCGCAATCCTCCCAGCCCACCCCTGGGGCAACCGTTCTTTAAACATCCGGGGGGCGGTAAAGACTTGCCAGCCCATGTTTCTCCTTCCACCCCCACGGAGGTTCCACTGAGTCGCACGCAGGAGGATTCAGAACATTCAACTTACCGTCCTGATCTGAGGGAGGTTGTTGAAATCCGCCAGGGCAAACTTTACATCATGACAGCCCTAGGTGAAGTTGTGGTTGAGGGAACCAACCTGAAATTTCGTCTGAACGACGAGACACCTTCTACAAAGAAACCCATTCGTTTGAATACCTATCGCGATCGAGAACCTTATGCGGTCAACACCTGATGTAGAAATTCAAGAGTTAGGAGTTAGGAGTTGGGAGTGAGAAGTGAGAATCAAGAATTTAACCAAATCTCTAGAACGCCGGTACAGAAACCGGGTTTCTTCTGTGAGATGCTCAAGTTTCGTTGAATATCCTCACCAGAAACCCGGTTTCTCGAAATACTGTACCGATGCTCTAGCCCCTGGC from Kovacikia minuta CCNUW1 carries:
- a CDS encoding ATP-binding cassette domain-containing protein; this encodes MKDASPLLEINRLSVNYGGIQALQAIDLHIYAGEVITLIGANGAGKTTTLRAISRILNVREGRIIYEGRDITRRRAHEVVQLGIAHSPEGRRVLARQTVMDNLELGAYSRSDRLGIKTEYRTTVSYLSPVGRTKTPTGRHPQWW
- a CDS encoding ABC transporter ATP-binding protein, whose product is MGYVQFLFQEMTPADSVLLPDDRPFLQAKELTRRFGGLIAVNQVSFNVKEGEIFGLIGPNGAGKTTLFNLVTGLLHPTSGQMLYQGEEISHLRPFQIATKGIARTFQNIRLFGNLSALENVMIAQHVHTRSGVFTGVLGLSPAPQEEQQIHQTAVELLDLVKLQNRADEKAANFSYGDQRRLEIARALALKPKVLLLDEPAAGMNPNEKQQLSEFIRELRHQFNLTILLIEHHVPLVMGLCDRIAVLDFGQLIALGNPSEVRHDPAVIEAYLGAE
- a CDS encoding NPCBM/NEW2 domain-containing protein; the encoded protein is MLSSNATTSSALEIDNLSTLGTGTQTNSSLGLSTNPTSPLTTNLGSLSNKSSMSALATTPKTYTVMPVGDSIMDADLASLQSEFSKRGITVDFVGRQKDGPAKDPQNTAIGGFQIGEFLGTRPFPWAFDGQTAGVKQENILAKDAQTYKPDIIPMLLGINNFFRGNGGVVIQELNQAVDTLHQNSPNSEIFLANFTPVGWNSTAINQARSQISGIVSDRQQKGWKINFVDLFKAVSTSDLTDGVHLTSTGYQKMAKAFVDVIANDIKGGTPTPVPAPTPTPAPAPTPTPSSDSVTFLSDLAWKSATNGWGPVEKDKSNGEKAAGDGRGITLNGVTYAKGLGTNAASTLTYALDGKYTRFTSSVGIDDEVGTKGSAVFQVWADGSKLFDSGVLTGNSATKTLDLSVAGKKELKLVVTDGGDTFQFDHGDWADPRLLSGSTPTPTPTPTPTPTPTPTPAGTRDKWLQPFDSRSIWNMPIGSGAKYTPANIQRSPRVLADREYFFKLKATDPMRPVYAPGSWSDRDSGTKPQGISLPIPDNLIIPDATTNPYSTPNNAAAFLMPDGKTIVQLEPLARTKVGGPIYGYHYKPDLSIYGDGIGGTHFGSGLSAIGGSIRLGELTGNQPITHALKVNLWGKKYLNYADSTPGYRWPADRADSYAAGNYGGKNPQFEMGSLLALSPSISEASLGLQTPAGKKLFHAFQDYGAYVVDDTAWDAHYIDVEAGVPEQFAKTYGYNFETNSGPLYEDYMKLFQALNIVTNNGPTSIGGGGTPRRPLAPQISN
- a CDS encoding ABC transporter ATP-binding protein, which codes for MAERKHQLAGTLSGGEQQMLAIARALMSRPKLLLLDEPSLGLAPAIVREIFSIIQTLRTTGVTILLVEQNATLALQHADRGYVLEAGRITLTGETSQLLNDDRVKAAYLG